One stretch of Candidatus Macondimonas diazotrophica DNA includes these proteins:
- the cimA gene encoding citramalate synthase, with protein sequence MSANRIYLYDSTLRDGQQTQGVDFTVGDKIAIAHELDGLGIDYVEGGWPGANPTDDAFFAAAPTLLRARLSAFGMTRRPGRRPEDDAGLMRILGSGAPVVCMVGKTWDFHVEVALRSTLAENLEMIADSVTFARTRVAEVMFDAEHFFDGYKANPDFALRCIEAALNAGARWAVLCDTNGGSLPHEVEAITREVAARVPGERLGIHCHDDTGNAVANSLAAVRAGVRQVQGTLNGLGERCGNANLVSLLPTLMLKMGYETALSREDLRHLTHVSRVVDERLNRAHNRHAPYVGENAFAHKGGLHVSAVEKDARSYEHVQPEDVGNARKILVSDQAGRSNVLSLLKEVGMTIEASDPRIDRLVRLVKEREFIGYTYDGAEASFELLARRELENLTPPFELVSYRVMDERRMTETGAPFTLAEATMKVRVDGELHMTVAEGNGPVNALDRALRKALLVAYPVLVDMHLVDYKVRILGAGAGTDALIRVMIESTDGSGRRWTTVGVSSNVIEASWQALSDAVAYKLYAA encoded by the coding sequence TTGAGCGCCAATCGCATCTATCTCTACGACAGCACCCTGCGCGACGGCCAACAGACCCAGGGGGTCGATTTCACCGTCGGTGACAAGATTGCCATTGCCCATGAGCTCGACGGTCTGGGCATCGATTATGTCGAGGGCGGCTGGCCAGGCGCCAATCCCACCGATGACGCCTTCTTCGCCGCCGCGCCCACGCTGCTTCGGGCCCGTCTGAGCGCCTTCGGCATGACGCGCCGGCCGGGTCGCCGCCCGGAGGACGATGCCGGGTTGATGCGGATCCTGGGCAGTGGCGCCCCGGTGGTCTGCATGGTGGGCAAGACCTGGGACTTTCACGTCGAGGTCGCCCTGCGTAGCACGCTTGCCGAGAACCTCGAGATGATCGCCGACAGCGTCACCTTCGCCCGCACCCGCGTCGCGGAGGTGATGTTCGACGCCGAGCATTTCTTCGATGGTTATAAGGCCAATCCCGATTTTGCCTTGCGCTGCATCGAAGCGGCACTGAACGCCGGCGCCCGCTGGGCGGTCTTGTGCGATACCAACGGCGGCAGCCTGCCGCATGAGGTGGAAGCCATCACGCGCGAAGTCGCGGCGCGTGTTCCGGGCGAACGGCTCGGCATCCACTGCCATGACGATACCGGTAACGCGGTGGCCAACAGCCTGGCTGCCGTACGGGCCGGTGTGCGCCAAGTGCAAGGTACGCTCAACGGCCTGGGTGAGCGCTGCGGCAACGCCAATCTGGTATCGCTGCTGCCGACCCTAATGCTCAAGATGGGCTATGAAACCGCGCTCAGCCGCGAGGATCTGCGCCATCTCACCCACGTTTCGCGCGTGGTGGATGAGCGACTCAACCGCGCCCACAACCGCCATGCGCCCTACGTCGGCGAGAACGCCTTCGCGCACAAGGGGGGGCTGCACGTCTCGGCGGTGGAGAAAGATGCCCGCAGCTATGAGCATGTCCAGCCCGAGGATGTGGGCAACGCCCGCAAGATTCTCGTCTCCGATCAGGCCGGCCGCTCCAACGTGCTCTCTCTGCTGAAGGAAGTGGGGATGACGATCGAGGCAAGCGACCCGCGTATCGACCGGCTGGTACGGCTGGTCAAGGAACGCGAATTCATCGGCTACACCTATGACGGTGCCGAGGCGAGTTTCGAACTTCTGGCGCGCCGTGAGCTGGAGAATCTGACGCCGCCCTTCGAACTGGTCAGCTACCGGGTGATGGACGAGCGGCGCATGACCGAGACCGGCGCGCCCTTCACCCTCGCCGAGGCGACCATGAAGGTGCGCGTGGACGGCGAGCTGCACATGACGGTGGCCGAGGGCAACGGCCCGGTGAATGCGCTCGACCGCGCCTTGCGCAAGGCGCTGCTGGTCGCCTATCCGGTATTGGTCGACATGCATCTGGTGGACTACAAGGTGCGCATTCTGGGTGCCGGTGCCGGCACTGATGCGTTGATCCGCGTCATGATCGAAAGCACCGACGGTTCCGGACGGCGCTGGACCACGGTCGGCGTCTCGAGCAATGTAATCGAGGCCTCCTGGCAGGCGCTTTCCGACGCGGTGGCCTACAAGCTCTACGCCGCTTGA
- a CDS encoding phosphoadenylyl-sulfate reductase, which yields MSVSNAVQTFSHSPNHAVDLDEVNPALAQASAEDRVAWALERFGSSVVLTSSFGAQAAVCLHLVTRQRPDIPVILVDTGYLFPETYRYIDALTERLELNLKVYRAELSPAWQEARFGRLWEQGVEGLDRYNEMNKVEPMQRALRELGAKAWIAGLRRQQSASRQHLQVLARQNGRTKVHPLVDWTDRDIYLYMTRHELPYHPLWHKGYVSIGDVHTTRPLGEGMTEEDTRFFGLKRECGLHERA from the coding sequence ATGTCCGTATCCAATGCGGTCCAGACATTTTCCCATTCCCCCAACCACGCGGTTGATCTCGATGAGGTCAATCCGGCGCTGGCTCAGGCGTCTGCCGAGGATCGGGTGGCCTGGGCGCTCGAGCGCTTCGGTTCATCCGTTGTCCTGACCTCCAGCTTCGGGGCGCAGGCGGCGGTCTGTCTGCATCTGGTCACCCGCCAGCGGCCGGATATTCCGGTGATCCTGGTCGATACCGGCTATCTGTTTCCGGAAACCTATCGCTACATCGACGCGCTGACCGAACGCCTTGAGCTCAATCTCAAGGTCTATCGTGCGGAACTGAGCCCGGCATGGCAGGAGGCGCGCTTCGGCCGGCTGTGGGAGCAGGGCGTCGAAGGCCTGGACCGCTACAACGAGATGAACAAGGTCGAGCCGATGCAGCGGGCTCTGCGGGAGCTCGGGGCGAAAGCGTGGATCGCCGGCTTGCGGCGCCAGCAGTCGGCCAGTCGACAGCATCTGCAGGTACTGGCCCGCCAGAATGGTCGGACCAAGGTGCATCCGCTCGTCGATTGGACCGATCGCGACATCTATCTGTACATGACCCGTCATGAGTTGCCGTATCATCCGCTGTGGCACAAGGGCTATGTGTCCATCGGCGATGTGCATACCACGCGCCCGCTGGGCGAGGGGATGACCGAGGAAGATACGCGCTTTTTCGGGCTCAAGCGGGAATGCGGCCTGCACGAGCGGGCGTGA
- a CDS encoding argininosuccinate synthase: MSTIRKVVLAYSGGLDTSVILKWLQEHYHCEVVTFTADLGQGEELAPARAKAGLMGVKEVYIDDLREEFVRDFVFPMFRANTLYEGEYLLGTSIARPLIAKRLVEIATEVGADAVAHGATGKGNDQVRFELGVLALQPSLRVIAPWREWDLSSRETLLAYADRHGIPVDRQGKKSPYSMDANLLHISYEGGVLEDPWAEPEESMWRWSVAPEQAPDAPQSIELDFERGDLVAIDGQPYSPAAALAYLNQIGGAHGVGRADIVENRYVGMKSRGCYETPGGTILLKAHRALESLTLDREEAHLKDELMPRYASLIYNGYWWSPERRMLQAAIDATQERVNGRVRLRLYKGNVTVAGRQSPDSLFDARIATFEDDAGAYNQADAAGFIRLNGLRLAIGARRNGSG; encoded by the coding sequence ATGTCGACAATCCGCAAAGTGGTCTTGGCCTATTCGGGGGGGCTCGATACCTCCGTGATCCTCAAGTGGCTTCAGGAACACTACCACTGCGAAGTGGTGACCTTCACGGCCGACCTTGGCCAAGGTGAGGAGCTTGCACCGGCACGGGCGAAAGCCGGTTTGATGGGCGTCAAGGAAGTTTATATCGATGATCTGCGCGAGGAATTCGTGCGGGATTTCGTCTTCCCCATGTTTCGCGCCAACACCCTTTATGAGGGCGAATATCTTCTGGGCACCTCCATTGCCCGGCCGCTGATCGCGAAGCGGCTGGTCGAGATCGCGACCGAAGTGGGCGCCGATGCCGTGGCCCATGGCGCGACGGGCAAGGGCAACGATCAGGTGCGTTTCGAGCTCGGCGTTCTGGCGCTTCAGCCATCCCTGCGCGTCATCGCGCCCTGGCGCGAGTGGGATCTGAGCAGCCGCGAGACGCTGTTGGCTTATGCCGATCGGCATGGCATTCCCGTCGATCGGCAGGGCAAGAAGAGTCCCTACTCGATGGACGCGAATCTGTTGCACATCTCCTATGAAGGGGGGGTTCTGGAGGATCCCTGGGCGGAGCCCGAGGAGTCCATGTGGCGCTGGTCGGTGGCGCCCGAACAGGCACCCGACGCGCCGCAGTCCATCGAACTCGATTTCGAGCGGGGCGATCTGGTCGCCATCGATGGACAGCCCTATTCACCGGCCGCTGCGCTGGCCTATCTGAACCAGATCGGCGGCGCTCACGGGGTCGGCCGCGCCGACATCGTGGAGAATCGCTATGTGGGCATGAAATCGCGCGGATGCTATGAGACGCCGGGCGGCACGATCCTGCTCAAGGCCCATCGCGCGCTCGAGTCGCTGACGCTGGATCGCGAGGAAGCCCATTTGAAAGATGAGCTGATGCCGCGCTACGCCAGCCTCATCTACAACGGTTACTGGTGGAGTCCCGAGCGGCGCATGCTTCAGGCCGCAATCGATGCGACCCAGGAGCGCGTCAACGGGCGCGTGCGTTTGCGGCTCTACAAGGGCAATGTGACGGTGGCCGGCCGGCAGTCTCCTGACAGCCTGTTCGATGCACGCATCGCGACCTTCGAGGATGATGCCGGTGCCTACAACCAAGCTGATGCTGCCGGATTCATCCGCCTCAACGGTTTGCGCCTGGCGATCGGTGCACGGCGGAACGGTTCCGGCTGA
- the galE gene encoding UDP-glucose 4-epimerase GalE, with protein MAKMVLITGGAGYIGSHVARQLGQRGESLIILDDLSTGHLDNVQHGQLVVGDAGNRELLDDLLSRHPIDTVLHFAARTSVPDSVRLPLEYYDTNTCLMHTLLSACARAGIQHFMFSSTAAVYALPALHLPATEQSPTAPNNPYGRSKLMAEWMLRDLCAMTPMRYAILRYFNVAGSAAGAGLGPRGLQAGQLIKVACETALGRRPFVEVFGTDYDTPDGTGIRDYIHVEDLADAHVLALDYLRAQGESVTLNCGYGQGRSVREVLAAVGAASGRTIPTVNRPRRPGDLPRMVADSHRLRGLLQWTPRHADLATIVRSALDWEQAQPNPSEPASISHTG; from the coding sequence ATGGCAAAAATGGTTTTGATTACCGGCGGTGCCGGGTATATCGGCAGCCATGTGGCACGTCAGCTTGGTCAGCGCGGCGAGTCCCTGATCATTCTGGACGATCTGTCGACCGGTCACCTCGACAATGTGCAGCATGGGCAGCTGGTGGTAGGCGACGCCGGGAACCGCGAACTGCTGGACGACCTACTGAGTCGCCATCCCATCGATACGGTGCTCCACTTCGCCGCCCGAACCAGCGTCCCGGATTCGGTCCGTCTTCCGCTTGAGTACTACGACACCAATACCTGCCTCATGCACACCTTGCTCTCGGCCTGCGCCAGGGCCGGTATCCAGCATTTCATGTTCTCTTCCACCGCCGCGGTCTATGCCTTGCCGGCCCTGCATCTCCCAGCCACCGAACAGAGTCCGACCGCGCCCAACAATCCCTATGGCCGATCCAAGCTGATGGCGGAATGGATGCTGCGCGATCTCTGCGCAATGACCCCCATGCGCTACGCCATCCTGCGCTATTTCAACGTCGCCGGCAGCGCCGCAGGCGCCGGCCTCGGCCCACGCGGCCTGCAGGCCGGTCAGCTCATCAAGGTGGCGTGCGAGACCGCGTTGGGGCGGCGGCCGTTCGTGGAGGTGTTCGGCACCGACTACGACACCCCCGACGGGACCGGGATTCGCGACTACATTCACGTCGAGGATCTTGCCGACGCCCATGTACTCGCGCTGGACTATCTGCGTGCGCAAGGCGAGTCGGTGACCCTCAACTGTGGCTATGGGCAAGGCCGCAGTGTGCGCGAAGTGCTGGCCGCCGTCGGCGCCGCCAGCGGCCGCACGATTCCCACCGTCAACCGGCCGCGACGCCCGGGAGATCTGCCGCGCATGGTGGCCGACTCCCACCGTTTGCGCGGGCTGCTGCAGTGGACGCCGCGCCACGCCGACCTGGCTACCATCGTCCGCAGCGCGCTGGACTGGGAACAGGCGCAGCCGAACCCGAGCGAACCGGCCAGCATCAGCCACACCGGCTAA
- a CDS encoding glycosyltransferase family 4 protein translates to MPGRRLLYVHNAVPYFLSHRLAVARAARNAGWDVHLAAPPVDAALRGRLEAERITFHPFTLSRRGMAPAHELGSLWALGRLYRQVQPTLIHLVTIKPVLYGGMVARLTGGAPYVATIPGRGYVFTTAPGLKGRMLRGGVRQAYRLALGGGSCRAIFQNPDDRDFFVAESMIAADKTRVVLGSGVDPDQFRPGQRAGASPPRVVLASRMLRDKGVLEFVEAARRLKAAGIAAEFVLLGLPDPGNPDSHRESELAAWHAEGVVQWWGYREDMPEILAATDIVCLPTAYGEGVPRILIEAAACGCALIAADRPGCREIVQDGVNGLLVPPRDAGALAHAVTTLLDDPARCGGMGQAGRARVLAQFTEAHVVEETLAVYAALTS, encoded by the coding sequence ATGCCCGGTCGGCGGCTGCTGTATGTGCACAACGCGGTGCCCTATTTTCTGTCCCATCGGCTGGCGGTGGCGCGCGCCGCGCGCAACGCGGGCTGGGACGTCCATCTGGCGGCGCCTCCTGTCGATGCCGCGTTGCGTGGGAGGTTGGAGGCGGAACGGATCACTTTTCATCCATTCACGCTGTCCCGCCGCGGCATGGCGCCCGCGCACGAGCTGGGTAGTCTCTGGGCGCTCGGCCGGCTCTACCGGCAGGTGCAGCCGACATTGATTCATCTGGTCACCATCAAGCCCGTTCTCTACGGTGGAATGGTGGCGCGTCTGACGGGTGGCGCACCGTATGTGGCCACCATTCCAGGGCGCGGCTATGTGTTCACGACAGCGCCCGGGTTGAAGGGACGAATGCTGCGCGGTGGGGTGCGGCAGGCCTACCGGTTGGCATTGGGCGGCGGCTCGTGCCGCGCCATTTTCCAGAACCCGGATGATCGGGACTTTTTCGTGGCCGAATCGATGATTGCTGCCGATAAGACCCGCGTTGTGCTGGGGTCCGGTGTCGATCCGGACCAGTTTCGGCCCGGGCAGCGCGCTGGAGCATCGCCTCCGCGCGTGGTGCTGGCCTCGCGCATGCTGCGCGACAAGGGCGTGTTGGAGTTCGTCGAAGCCGCGCGCCGATTGAAGGCCGCCGGCATCGCGGCGGAGTTCGTGCTGCTGGGCCTGCCGGACCCCGGCAACCCGGACAGCCATCGCGAATCGGAACTCGCCGCCTGGCATGCCGAAGGCGTCGTGCAGTGGTGGGGATATCGAGAGGATATGCCGGAGATTCTGGCCGCGACCGACATCGTCTGCCTTCCGACGGCCTATGGGGAGGGCGTCCCGCGCATCCTGATCGAAGCGGCCGCTTGCGGCTGCGCGCTGATTGCGGCCGATCGTCCGGGGTGTCGTGAAATCGTCCAGGACGGCGTCAACGGACTGCTCGTTCCGCCGCGCGATGCGGGCGCGTTGGCCCATGCCGTGACGACCCTGCTCGATGATCCGGCGCGCTGCGGCGGGATGGGTCAGGCTGGCCGTGCGCGGGTACTTGCGCAGTTCACCGAAGCGCATGTGGTGGAGGAGACGCTCGCGGTCTATGCGGCATTGACGAGCTGA
- a CDS encoding glycosyltransferase family 2 protein — MPPRVSVVLPTYNRAGVLGRAVRSVLAQSAPDLELIVVDDASTDDTPRVLADFDDPRLHVLRHHVRSGGAAARNTGLAAARADWVAFQDSDDEWLLDKLARQLDVAAQDPALGAVYCAFVRINGNRITRTPSPKVKRRAGWLHADILRDSFISTQTLLVRRVALDAAGGFDAELPRFQDWELMMRLSREHPVGCVDEPLVIVHTLPDAITADAAARLRARTRIVERHAHWLTDYPRTLAEHLYAVGHLHALAGDTATARHWLHRAVATDRGFLKAWAALALTGLGTTGYAQAARLRGQWREA; from the coding sequence GTGCCCCCTCGTGTCAGCGTCGTGCTTCCCACTTACAACCGCGCCGGCGTCCTCGGCCGCGCGGTGCGCAGCGTACTCGCGCAAAGCGCGCCCGATCTCGAGCTCATCGTGGTGGATGACGCCTCCACCGATGATACGCCCCGCGTCCTGGCCGACTTCGACGACCCGCGCCTGCACGTGCTGCGCCACCACGTCCGGAGCGGCGGGGCGGCGGCGCGCAATACCGGGCTCGCCGCCGCACGCGCCGATTGGGTGGCCTTCCAGGACAGCGACGATGAGTGGCTGCTCGACAAGCTCGCGCGCCAGCTCGACGTGGCCGCGCAGGATCCCGCGCTGGGCGCGGTCTACTGCGCCTTCGTGCGCATCAACGGCAATCGCATCACGCGCACGCCAAGCCCGAAGGTGAAACGGCGTGCGGGCTGGTTGCATGCCGACATCCTGCGCGACAGCTTCATCAGCACCCAGACCCTCTTGGTGCGGCGCGTGGCGCTGGACGCGGCGGGCGGATTCGACGCCGAGTTGCCGCGCTTCCAGGACTGGGAGCTGATGATGCGCCTGAGCCGCGAGCATCCGGTCGGCTGCGTGGATGAACCGCTGGTGATCGTGCACACCCTGCCCGATGCCATCACTGCCGATGCCGCTGCGCGGCTGCGCGCCCGGACACGCATCGTCGAACGGCACGCCCACTGGCTCACCGATTACCCGCGTACTCTGGCCGAGCATCTCTACGCCGTCGGCCACCTGCACGCCCTGGCCGGCGATACGGCCACGGCGCGACATTGGCTGCACCGTGCGGTCGCGACCGATCGCGGTTTCCTTAAAGCCTGGGCCGCCCTGGCCCTGACCGGCCTCGGCACCACGGGCTATGCGCAGGCGGCGCGGCTGCGCGGACAGTGGCGCGAAGCATGA
- a CDS encoding glycosyltransferase family 2 protein: MTVAATPTLAIVIVNWNAGPQLRACLQAVAAADQTRFSLKRVVVVDNASTDDSLIDLPDDALPLLVVRNADNRGFGAACNQGARLCSADFLLFLNPDTQVEADALGRAVAHLCSTDGAPAGVCGAHLLDAHGRTHRHCARQATPRRLLAHLSGIDRLAPWTSGYLMRRWDHAESRTVDHVMGAFYLIRRPLFDALGGFDERFFVYLEDLDLSERVRQAGWAIHYRADVRVFHKGGGTSEQIKARRLYYSLNSRLRYARKHFNPLEAAGIWAGTLLLEPPLRLGQALARGSTDQASETLQAYRWLLRDLPACWHPPGTPVQ, encoded by the coding sequence ATGACGGTCGCGGCCACACCGACCCTCGCCATCGTCATCGTGAACTGGAATGCCGGCCCGCAACTGCGTGCCTGTCTTCAGGCCGTCGCCGCCGCCGATCAGACCCGGTTCAGCCTGAAGCGGGTGGTGGTTGTCGACAATGCCTCGACCGATGACTCGCTGATCGATCTGCCTGACGACGCCCTGCCGCTGCTCGTCGTCCGCAACGCCGACAATCGTGGCTTCGGCGCGGCGTGTAACCAGGGTGCCCGACTGTGCTCGGCCGACTTTCTGCTCTTTCTGAACCCCGACACGCAGGTGGAAGCGGATGCCCTCGGTCGGGCCGTTGCCCATCTATGCAGCACCGACGGAGCCCCGGCGGGCGTGTGTGGCGCCCATCTGCTGGATGCGCACGGTCGCACCCATCGCCATTGTGCCCGTCAGGCCACACCACGGCGACTGCTAGCCCACCTCAGCGGCATCGATCGCCTGGCCCCCTGGACCAGCGGCTATCTGATGCGGCGCTGGGACCATGCCGAGAGCCGCACGGTCGATCACGTAATGGGGGCGTTCTACCTCATCCGGCGCCCGCTCTTCGATGCACTCGGCGGCTTTGACGAACGCTTCTTCGTCTACCTGGAAGACCTGGACCTATCCGAGCGGGTGCGCCAGGCCGGCTGGGCCATCCATTACCGTGCCGATGTGCGCGTGTTCCATAAGGGCGGTGGCACCTCCGAACAAATCAAGGCGCGCCGGCTCTACTACAGCCTGAATAGCCGCCTGCGCTATGCACGCAAACACTTCAACCCGCTTGAAGCCGCCGGCATCTGGGCCGGAACGCTCCTGCTCGAGCCACCGCTGAGGCTGGGACAAGCCTTGGCGCGCGGTTCCACGGATCAGGCCAGCGAAACGCTGCAGGCCTACCGCTGGCTGCTGCGCGACCTGCCCGCCTGCTGGCACCCGCCCGGCACGCCCGTCCAATGA
- a CDS encoding glycosyltransferase family 4 protein, whose protein sequence is MKVLLLSRYGRQGASTRLRALQYLPHLASDGIDVAWAPLLDDAYLEALYGAGRRPWPQVARAYVTRLMRLLRARDFDLLWIEKELFPMLPATLERLLAAAGVGYVVDYDDALFHNYDLHRRALVRRFMGRKIDRVMAGARLVIAGNDYLAARAENAGARWIEHLPTVIDLDRYPARLDAPATHVRPFTIGWIGSPHTADYLAAVAEPLRQLLACGDARLVLIGAGRAAPADLPAEVRPWAEADEVRDIGEFDVGIMPLPDAPWERGKCGYKLIQYMACAKPVVASPVGVNHQLVASGVNGYLATTAGEWQQALAHLRADRALGQRLGEAGRAQIVDRYCLQVTAPRLAALLRRAAGS, encoded by the coding sequence ATGAAGGTCCTGCTGCTCAGCCGCTATGGCCGCCAGGGCGCCAGCACCCGGCTGCGCGCTCTGCAGTATCTGCCGCATCTCGCAAGCGATGGCATCGACGTCGCGTGGGCGCCGCTGCTGGACGATGCCTATCTCGAGGCGCTCTATGGTGCCGGACGGCGGCCGTGGCCTCAGGTCGCGCGGGCCTATGTCACGCGCCTGATGCGATTGCTGCGCGCGCGGGATTTCGATCTGCTGTGGATCGAAAAGGAGCTGTTCCCCATGCTGCCGGCCACCCTCGAACGCCTCTTGGCGGCAGCCGGGGTAGGCTATGTCGTCGATTACGACGATGCCCTGTTTCACAACTACGACCTGCACCGCCGCGCCCTCGTGCGCCGCTTCATGGGGCGCAAGATCGACCGCGTCATGGCCGGGGCGCGACTGGTGATCGCCGGCAATGACTATCTGGCCGCGCGCGCCGAAAACGCGGGCGCCCGCTGGATCGAGCACCTGCCGACGGTGATCGATCTCGATCGCTATCCCGCCCGTCTCGATGCGCCCGCAACGCATGTTCGCCCCTTCACCATCGGCTGGATCGGTTCGCCCCACACCGCCGACTATCTCGCCGCCGTCGCCGAGCCCCTGCGCCAGCTATTGGCCTGCGGCGATGCGCGCCTGGTGCTCATCGGTGCCGGCCGCGCCGCGCCGGCGGATCTGCCGGCCGAGGTTCGGCCGTGGGCGGAAGCAGACGAGGTCAGGGACATCGGCGAATTCGATGTCGGCATCATGCCGCTGCCCGATGCGCCGTGGGAACGGGGCAAGTGTGGTTACAAGCTGATCCAGTACATGGCCTGCGCCAAGCCCGTGGTGGCCTCGCCCGTCGGGGTGAACCATCAGCTGGTGGCGTCGGGCGTCAACGGCTATCTGGCAACGACGGCAGGCGAATGGCAGCAAGCGCTGGCGCATCTGCGCGCAGACCGCGCGCTCGGGCAGCGCCTGGGCGAGGCCGGTCGTGCCCAGATCGTCGACCGTTATTGCCTGCAGGTAACGGCGCCGCGCCTGGCCGCGCTGCTGCGCCGCGCCGCCGGTTCGTGA